AACGAAAAATTTAGCAGTCATCGTTTCTTAAATTCAGACGGCTCCGATTTCGAAAGTACCAATGAGGTGATTATAGATAAATTTAAAACCATTACAGGAATAGAAGAAAGGAGATATGCAAAAGATGAATATAATGCTTCGGATTTAGGATATTTTGCCTCTTTAAAAGCGATTGAAAATGCCGGAGTTCACCCGGAAGAATTAGATTATATCATACTGGCACATAATTTTGGAGATGTTAGAAATAAAACCATTCAAAGCGATATTCTGCCTAGTTTGGCGACCAGGGTAAAGTATAGATTGGGGATAAAAAATCCCAATTGTGTTGCTTACGATATTTTGTTTGGATGCCCGGGATGGGTAGAAGGTGTTATACAAGCGAATGCTTTTATACAAAGTGGCATTGCAAAAAAAGCATTGATTATAGGAGCAGAAATGCTATCAAGAGTTTTAGACAAGCACGACAGGGATTCCATGATATACAGCGATGGAGCCGGTGCATGTATTTTGGAAGCGAAAGAAGGTGAAACATCCGGTATCATTAGCCATGCCTCACAAACATTTGCCAAAGAAGAAGCATACCATTTATTTTTTGGAAATTCTTTTGATAAAAAAGAAGACCCGGATGTGCGCTATATAAAAATGCACGGGCGCAAAATTTATGAATTTGCTTTAAATAACGTTCCCAATGCTATGAAAATGGCTTTGGATAAAAGTGATGTCTCCATAGATGAAGTAAAGAAAGTATTTATTCATCAAGCCAATGAAAAAATGGATGAAGCCATTATCAAGCGTTTCTTTAGATTGTATAAAAAACCAATTCCCGAAGGAATTATGCCTATGAGTATTCATAAATTAGGCAATAGTTCGGTAGCTACCGTTCCAACGTTGTTAGATTTAGTATTGAAAAATAAAATTGAAGGAAAGAGAGTAGAAAAAGGAGATGTCGTTATTTTAGCTTCTGTAGGAGCAGGAATGAATATCAATGCTATAGTATACAGGTATTAATATTACTTACGTGTTTTTTACACAAATTTGTCCTTTAGTATTCATTTTGGTATTAGACTGAAAATATAGCCAAACCAATACGAAAGCTACCATTTAAAAACCTGTTAACGCTAGAACCAAGAATCATGACTGTCTTAATTCCAGTAGCGTAGCGATCTTGTTTTAAAATGTATCAACAGATTTTATTTATGCCAAGTTATTTTGATTTAGCCCTTATGACCATTCTCTAAAAAAATGATAATCTTTTAAAGAATGGTCAAAAAGATCATATTGAACTCATTTAAACTTTTTGGATTTAAGCGAAAATTAGAAGTTTTTAGGGCTGTTGAAGGATTTTTTGAGTTGCATAGCAGCGCTACGGAAGGGAAAAAAGACAAAAACAGAGCGGAAAACAGTAATTTTTTAGCAAATTGAAAAAGTTTAAATGAATTCATTAAGCGATATCAAAACGATCCAGACTCATCACTTTATTCCATGCAGCAACAAAGTCTTGTACAAACTTCTCTTTAGCATCTTCGGATGCATACACTTCTGCAATGGCTCTAAGTTCCGTATTTGAACCAAAAATTAAATCTGCCCTGGTTGCCGTCCATTTAATAGTTCCCG
This window of the Flavobacteriaceae bacterium genome carries:
- a CDS encoding ketoacyl-ACP synthase III, which produces MYSSVITGTGTHIPSVKKENEKFSSHRFLNSDGSDFESTNEVIIDKFKTITGIEERRYAKDEYNASDLGYFASLKAIENAGVHPEELDYIILAHNFGDVRNKTIQSDILPSLATRVKYRLGIKNPNCVAYDILFGCPGWVEGVIQANAFIQSGIAKKALIIGAEMLSRVLDKHDRDSMIYSDGAGACILEAKEGETSGIISHASQTFAKEEAYHLFFGNSFDKKEDPDVRYIKMHGRKIYEFALNNVPNAMKMALDKSDVSIDEVKKVFIHQANEKMDEAIIKRFFRLYKKPIPEGIMPMSIHKLGNSSVATVPTLLDLVLKNKIEGKRVEKGDVVILASVGAGMNINAIVYRY